From the Streptomyces pluripotens genome, one window contains:
- a CDS encoding transposase, translating into MAHGYPARHRSQGAKAQHQSVVGGDVLGRLVEDLRRDDARFAAGSHRTVDGRLAADRWFPSAKTCSGCGAMSDKSLLHVRTYPCDARGLVIDRDSTTARHLTALATACTTRTGVGGGQDTPAVSKPRGAGQKTRATCPSRKARAGRASGRAVSKSR; encoded by the coding sequence ATGGCGCACGGGTACCCCGCCCGTCACCGGTCCCAGGGCGCGAAGGCGCAGCATCAGTCGGTGGTAGGCGGTGATGTGCTCGGCCGCCTCGTGGAGGACCTCCGCCGCGACGACGCCCGCTTCGCCGCAGGCAGCCACCGTACGGTCGACGGCAGACTGGCCGCCGACCGTTGGTTCCCCTCCGCCAAGACCTGTTCCGGATGCGGCGCGATGAGCGACAAGTCGCTGCTGCACGTGCGGACTTACCCATGCGACGCCCGCGGCCTGGTCATCGACCGGGACTCCACCACGGCCCGCCACCTCACCGCCCTCGCGACAGCATGCACAACTCGTACCGGAGTCGGCGGAGGCCAGGACACCCCAGCGGTGTCGAAGCCTCGTGGAGCCGGCCAGAAGACCCGCGCCACCTGCCCCAGCCGCAAGGCAAGGGCAGGGCGGGCAAGCGGCAGGGCGGTTTCAAAGTCCCGGTGA
- a CDS encoding site-specific DNA-methyltransferase — MRVFTGSFNLGQGMEVSQGITPPLQDNVAEVHEGDAFDLMGKLPAESVDLIITSPPYWGLRTYGLDHNEEILREWEVEGGSKEVPPPYDWYRLHGGCLGLEPLPEWYVSNLVEIFQRGASALKPGGSIWINIGDTYFARWSSIRFDGRQGLGDNPRMRRKTPMGGFRQEKQLLLIPARFAIAMQAERWILRNDVIWEKRNVPPRPEKDRLRLAHEHFFHFVKRPKEGRAKYYYDMSAVEEGARDVVRVNAAPGSDGHSATFPVKLIEPRILSSCPPGGLVLDPFCGTGRSLAVAVKNGRRGMGFEITTHFSASARTNVTNRQFAIAEADEVDIPKQDDGDSQSQLF; from the coding sequence ATGCGTGTCTTCACGGGATCGTTCAATTTGGGGCAGGGTATGGAAGTTTCTCAGGGTATTACGCCTCCGCTGCAAGATAATGTGGCGGAGGTGCATGAGGGTGATGCCTTCGATCTCATGGGCAAGCTTCCTGCCGAATCAGTCGATCTGATTATCACGTCACCGCCGTACTGGGGACTTCGCACCTACGGCCTCGACCACAACGAGGAAATTCTGCGCGAGTGGGAAGTTGAAGGCGGGAGCAAGGAAGTTCCGCCCCCGTACGACTGGTACAGGCTTCATGGTGGTTGCTTGGGGCTGGAGCCGCTTCCTGAGTGGTACGTCAGTAACCTTGTTGAGATTTTTCAGCGGGGCGCCTCTGCTTTGAAGCCGGGCGGAAGCATTTGGATCAACATTGGCGACACCTATTTCGCTCGGTGGTCGAGCATCCGTTTCGATGGACGCCAAGGGTTGGGTGACAACCCGAGGATGCGCAGGAAGACGCCGATGGGGGGATTCCGTCAGGAGAAGCAACTGCTGTTGATCCCGGCCCGCTTCGCCATCGCCATGCAGGCCGAGCGCTGGATTCTCCGAAACGATGTTATTTGGGAGAAGCGGAACGTGCCGCCACGTCCTGAGAAGGATCGACTGCGGCTAGCGCATGAACACTTCTTCCACTTCGTGAAGCGCCCGAAAGAGGGGCGAGCGAAGTACTACTACGACATGTCCGCCGTGGAGGAGGGCGCTCGGGATGTCGTCAGGGTCAACGCGGCACCCGGTTCCGATGGTCACTCGGCGACCTTCCCCGTGAAGCTGATCGAGCCGCGAATCTTGAGCTCGTGCCCTCCTGGTGGGCTGGTCTTGGACCCGTTCTGTGGCACAGGTCGGTCTCTTGCCGTAGCAGTGAAGAACGGGCGTCGAGGGATGGGCTTCGAGATCACCACTCATTTCTCTGCATCAGCTCGCACGAACGTGACCAACCGGCAATTTGCTATCGCTGAAGCTGACGAGGTGGACATCCCGAAACAAGACGATGGCGATTCTCAATCGCAGCTGTTCTAG
- a CDS encoding DNA-methyltransferase: protein MTHVSKGDYPQTESHSARTTKLPRNKILIGDVRDQLAELPASSIDTIITSPPYFGVRDYGHDQQLGAEPDVDGWVEGLRVAAHEFARVLRPTGSLWLNLGDSYARHPTEGAPTKSLLLGPSRVALALIRDGWILRNQVIWAKSNPMPSSVGDRLTTTHELIYFFTRSRSYYFNLDAIRQPLVTTKPQATRDTARVYPPPSAGATSRPGWTLNDNRGLGHLKASGAAGHPLGKNPGDVWTLPTAGFRGGHFAAFPLRLAERPLLATCPERVCSVCGAAWQRELERRGDRLLAVGALQPSCTHKAEGVPGVVLDPFMGTGTTALAAEKHGRDWLGIELNPEYAAMARQRITAQRRKRTPTH from the coding sequence ATGACCCACGTGAGCAAAGGAGACTATCCACAAACCGAAAGCCATTCAGCGCGCACCACGAAGCTCCCCCGCAACAAAATCCTCATCGGCGACGTACGCGACCAGCTTGCCGAACTCCCGGCGTCATCCATCGACACCATCATCACGAGCCCGCCGTACTTCGGCGTCCGCGACTACGGCCACGACCAGCAACTCGGCGCAGAACCCGACGTAGACGGTTGGGTCGAGGGTCTGCGTGTTGCGGCCCACGAGTTCGCTCGCGTCCTGCGCCCGACCGGTTCGCTCTGGCTGAACCTGGGCGACAGCTACGCCCGCCACCCAACCGAGGGCGCACCCACCAAGAGCCTGCTGCTCGGCCCGTCCCGCGTAGCGTTGGCGCTCATCCGTGACGGCTGGATACTCCGCAACCAAGTCATCTGGGCGAAGTCCAACCCCATGCCGTCATCTGTCGGCGACCGGCTGACCACAACGCACGAGCTGATCTACTTCTTCACCCGTTCGCGCAGCTACTACTTCAACCTCGATGCCATTCGGCAACCGCTCGTCACCACGAAGCCGCAGGCCACACGAGACACCGCGCGCGTCTACCCGCCCCCAAGCGCCGGCGCGACCAGCCGGCCCGGCTGGACGCTCAACGACAACCGCGGGCTGGGGCACCTCAAGGCATCTGGGGCTGCTGGTCATCCGCTCGGCAAGAACCCCGGCGACGTCTGGACACTGCCGACAGCCGGGTTCCGAGGCGGCCACTTCGCGGCCTTCCCCCTGCGCCTCGCCGAACGCCCCTTGCTCGCGACATGCCCGGAGCGCGTGTGTTCTGTCTGCGGAGCAGCATGGCAACGCGAGCTAGAACGTCGTGGCGACCGATTGCTCGCCGTGGGTGCACTGCAACCAAGCTGCACCCACAAAGCCGAAGGTGTGCCCGGCGTCGTGCTCGACCCGTTCATGGGTACCGGCACCACGGCGCTCGCTGCCGAGAAGCACGGCCGTGACTGGCTCGGTATCGAGCTGAACCCCGAGTACGCCGCTATGGCCCGGCAGCGCATCACGGCGCAGCGGCGCAAACGCACGCCGACGCACTGA
- a CDS encoding DUF3846 domain-containing protein: protein MLTAIVIPADPAEPARLEQLDKRDVDAFRALVGGHLQVINLERPAATMYLNDEGKLDGLPFNPRATALLWAHNAAFRDQDVIAGDAFIVGVPDRHGDDTTAPTELVDLLFHTKRYRVLVQGEGDEKFYGHLRPFDSWFEAYGFGVHLVRMFSQLQDVQIVAETEDEQAKLIQEWLRIGKENPAIVAATDPPFTEGSFEECFTVEELEERITAASWGIGTAFYHRDLCFIQQVEGGDEWLTIRHSVAFESITVLPLIERGELASLVRRLLAASKEQCQRLEY from the coding sequence ATGCTGACCGCAATCGTGATACCAGCCGATCCGGCAGAACCGGCGCGGCTGGAGCAGCTCGACAAACGGGACGTCGACGCGTTCCGTGCGCTTGTCGGCGGCCATCTTCAGGTCATCAACCTGGAACGGCCGGCGGCGACCATGTACCTCAACGACGAAGGCAAGCTCGACGGGTTGCCGTTCAACCCCAGGGCTACGGCGCTGCTGTGGGCCCATAACGCCGCGTTCCGCGACCAGGACGTCATCGCCGGTGACGCCTTCATCGTCGGCGTCCCTGACAGGCACGGCGACGACACCACAGCACCGACGGAACTGGTTGACCTCCTCTTCCACACCAAGCGCTACCGCGTGTTGGTGCAGGGCGAGGGCGACGAGAAGTTCTACGGACACCTACGGCCGTTCGACTCGTGGTTCGAGGCGTACGGCTTCGGCGTCCATCTGGTGCGGATGTTCAGCCAGCTCCAGGACGTACAGATCGTGGCCGAAACCGAGGACGAACAGGCCAAGCTCATCCAGGAGTGGCTGCGCATCGGGAAGGAGAACCCGGCGATCGTGGCGGCCACCGACCCGCCGTTCACCGAGGGCAGCTTCGAGGAGTGCTTCACCGTCGAGGAGCTGGAGGAGCGAATCACGGCTGCCTCGTGGGGAATCGGCACGGCGTTCTACCACCGCGACCTGTGCTTCATTCAGCAGGTCGAGGGTGGTGACGAGTGGTTGACTATTCGTCACAGCGTCGCGTTCGAGAGCATCACTGTATTGCCGCTCATTGAGCGTGGTGAGCTCGCTTCACTGGTGCGCCGACTGTTGGCCGCTTCGAAGGAGCAGTGTCAGCGGTTGGAGTACTGA
- a CDS encoding restriction endonuclease, giving the protein MYITEFFQELDTDWAHDGSTRHRWVADVLDAMLSEPHDGPTHPPEIFCRLIDQLMSPSDALNEGPDRQHALEQLNAVLNREGFEAFYGDDRHCYVRHVGTNTVTVLQANPHRPLTAVEVKRRNDLAAYLDKCSEDELIEEVLLPLFRQLGFHRITAAGHRDKALEYGKDIWMRYTLPTQHLLYFGIQVKKGKLDASGVTRAGNANVAEIHNQALMMLAHEIFDPEANKRVLVDHAFIVAGGEITKAARNWIGNALDDAKRSQIMFIDRADILNLYVVTNLPLPEKAIPKEANPWGGGGFSDEPPF; this is encoded by the coding sequence ATGTATATCACCGAGTTTTTTCAGGAGCTTGATACGGACTGGGCTCACGACGGATCTACTCGTCATCGCTGGGTCGCCGACGTTCTCGACGCCATGCTGAGCGAGCCTCACGATGGCCCGACGCACCCGCCCGAGATTTTCTGTCGCCTCATCGACCAATTGATGAGTCCGAGCGATGCATTGAATGAGGGGCCGGATCGACAGCACGCGTTGGAGCAACTGAACGCTGTGCTCAACCGGGAGGGCTTCGAGGCCTTCTATGGCGACGACCGCCATTGCTATGTACGGCATGTGGGCACGAACACGGTCACGGTACTGCAAGCAAATCCGCATCGACCGCTGACGGCCGTAGAGGTCAAGCGCCGTAACGACCTTGCGGCTTACCTTGATAAGTGCAGCGAAGATGAGCTGATCGAAGAGGTCCTGCTACCGCTCTTCCGGCAGCTTGGGTTCCACCGCATCACGGCAGCCGGCCATCGAGACAAGGCACTCGAATACGGCAAGGACATCTGGATGCGCTACACCTTGCCGACGCAGCACTTGCTCTACTTCGGAATCCAAGTGAAGAAGGGCAAGCTCGACGCATCCGGTGTTACGAGGGCAGGCAACGCAAACGTTGCCGAGATCCACAACCAAGCTTTGATGATGCTGGCGCACGAGATCTTCGACCCGGAAGCCAACAAGCGGGTTCTCGTTGACCATGCCTTCATAGTGGCGGGCGGCGAGATTACCAAAGCTGCTCGGAACTGGATCGGCAACGCGCTTGATGATGCTAAGCGAAGCCAGATCATGTTCATCGACCGGGCCGACATCTTGAATCTCTACGTTGTAACCAACTTGCCCCTCCCTGAGAAGGCGATCCCGAAAGAGGCTAATCCGTGGGGTGGAGGCGGCTTCAGCGACGAGCCACCGTTCTGA
- a CDS encoding NotI family restriction endonuclease, with protein MAQSAGRNVRGNVFPIVEAFGFPHDSESPAAAKAWDEKSCPFAGGLCEKQRQYGFGYCSVTYAAKWNDGQQRTYAVCDHRLDGPPVEWAVTDFFGDRQATLVSEVAATLTPRLNIDYVAFADDPSAPDGTSLIAIETQAIDLRGGGVGPAWKAWEADDVDNWRAYFTAEAERKGRRDTVDYGVNTGNVYKRLGTQVAVKGEYLKQIDVPLYVVMQHSILQQLRSRINFAPVAADSPWDITFAGFDYGGALDSDGKMRLDLVETVRTTLPNYLEAMTSSGEGSAMRADFVAKVRKKVKVASTQTNLFNL; from the coding sequence ATGGCTCAGAGCGCAGGTCGGAACGTACGAGGAAACGTGTTCCCTATCGTCGAAGCCTTCGGCTTTCCACACGACAGCGAGTCGCCGGCGGCCGCGAAGGCGTGGGACGAGAAGAGCTGTCCCTTCGCAGGTGGCCTGTGCGAGAAGCAGCGACAGTACGGCTTCGGCTACTGCTCGGTCACCTATGCGGCCAAGTGGAACGACGGCCAGCAACGCACCTACGCCGTCTGCGACCACCGGCTCGATGGCCCGCCAGTCGAATGGGCCGTGACGGACTTCTTCGGAGACCGCCAGGCGACCCTCGTGTCTGAGGTAGCGGCAACGCTCACCCCAAGGCTCAACATCGACTATGTCGCTTTCGCAGACGACCCGTCCGCTCCGGACGGAACAAGTCTCATCGCGATCGAGACTCAGGCGATCGACCTCAGGGGTGGTGGAGTCGGGCCTGCATGGAAAGCCTGGGAAGCAGACGATGTCGATAACTGGCGCGCATATTTCACCGCCGAAGCCGAACGCAAAGGCCGTCGCGACACGGTGGACTACGGCGTGAACACCGGCAACGTCTATAAACGACTCGGCACTCAGGTAGCCGTGAAGGGCGAATATCTGAAGCAGATAGACGTGCCGCTCTATGTAGTGATGCAGCACAGCATCCTGCAACAGCTCCGCTCGCGGATCAACTTCGCCCCAGTCGCAGCGGACTCCCCCTGGGACATCACGTTCGCTGGATTTGACTACGGCGGCGCGCTCGACTCCGACGGAAAGATGCGCCTCGACCTGGTTGAGACCGTTAGAACGACCCTACCAAATTACCTGGAAGCCATGACCTCAAGCGGCGAAGGTAGCGCCATGCGCGCAGATTTTGTCGCCAAGGTCAGGAAGAAGGTTAAGGTCGCATCCACTCAAACAAATCTGTTCAACCTCTAG
- a CDS encoding ISAs1 family transposase, with protein MCRQSATVCLIKSPTRQHRLIGPLALRLRTLADPRHRRGKRHSFVSVLLVACSAVLTGARSFAAIGQWAASAPQDTLARLGARATTVLNVRIAPSAATIRRVLNAACPGGLADLLGSDPAGADTLAVDGKSARGSRHGEIPAAHLLAAITGAGLTVTQLRVPGKTNEITCFDALLAPYDLTGVTVSADALHCQRDHARFLVEEKKAHYAFTVKRNQKNLHRQLATLPWEKASAKFYDRTDAHGRLETRVVQALTITDLGVDFPHAVQVAKIVRHRTQRKTGKRSRETVYVITDLASREASPERIAKIVRSQWIIENRLHFVRDTAFAEDASTVRTGHGPDNMATLRSFAINTLRASGHANIAAGLREMSYDGFRRPLDLLGLA; from the coding sequence ATGTGCCGTCAGTCTGCCACCGTCTGTCTGATCAAGTCGCCCACCCGTCAGCACCGGTTGATCGGACCGCTGGCCCTGCGGCTGCGGACCTTGGCCGACCCCCGGCATCGGCGCGGGAAGCGTCACTCGTTCGTGAGCGTGCTGCTGGTGGCCTGCTCGGCGGTGCTGACCGGAGCCCGTTCCTTCGCCGCGATCGGCCAGTGGGCAGCGAGCGCCCCGCAGGACACGCTCGCCCGGCTCGGCGCCCGCGCCACGACGGTCTTGAACGTGCGCATCGCGCCGAGTGCGGCGACCATCCGCCGCGTCCTGAACGCCGCCTGCCCCGGCGGGCTCGCCGACCTGCTCGGATCCGATCCGGCCGGGGCGGACACCCTCGCGGTGGACGGCAAGAGCGCCCGCGGCTCGCGCCACGGCGAGATCCCGGCCGCCCATCTGCTGGCCGCGATCACCGGCGCCGGCCTGACCGTCACCCAACTGCGGGTCCCCGGCAAGACGAACGAAATCACCTGCTTTGACGCCTTGCTGGCGCCCTACGACCTGACCGGCGTCACGGTCTCCGCGGATGCCCTGCACTGCCAGCGCGATCACGCCCGGTTCCTCGTCGAGGAGAAGAAGGCGCACTACGCCTTCACCGTGAAGCGCAACCAGAAGAACCTGCACCGCCAACTCGCCACCCTGCCCTGGGAGAAGGCGAGTGCGAAGTTCTACGACCGCACCGATGCCCACGGACGCCTGGAGACCCGCGTCGTGCAGGCCCTGACCATCACCGACCTCGGCGTCGACTTCCCCCACGCGGTCCAGGTCGCGAAGATCGTCCGGCACCGCACTCAGCGCAAGACCGGCAAACGCAGCCGCGAGACGGTCTACGTCATCACGGACCTGGCCAGCCGCGAAGCCTCCCCCGAGCGCATCGCGAAGATCGTCCGTTCGCAGTGGATCATCGAGAACCGTCTCCACTTCGTCCGAGACACCGCCTTCGCCGAGGACGCCTCCACGGTCCGAACCGGACACGGCCCGGACAACATGGCCACCCTCCGCAGCTTCGCGATCAACACACTGCGAGCCTCCGGCCACGCGAACATCGCGGCCGGACTCCGCGAGATGTCCTACGACGGCTTCCGCCGACCACTGGACCTCCTCGGCCTTGCCTGA
- a CDS encoding cutinase family protein, which translates to MRITAQSRLRILLLCMAMLCGSLGLTIFGPVTSAKADPACMKNGGVYVVFARGSGESFDGAQARAFKTSVLSILASYEAPRAWVELGNLDNAQQPQDQLSPGRYPAVGWADWGILTGMDGYYDSVWTGVSELVTHLNDRASRCPRESIVVGGYSQGAEVVGYAMNSISDYTRSHIGYVALYGDPRSTACNMVVRVPWARGDANCALGSLRIRVPYVPSSLADRTGSWCDKRDGICTGNKAYLPVAGNPLSTHGSAYQDHWIPDPDSALEIVNKAFSKLGELSSIQIAGPSYTITPPDTSADSPAAPPPPPTVKSLKRTTDSSGTPQVYAATQSAITEAWWHPGGDGVHTSEVIHIAQDNIVGFDKVNLPEGKQAVYTAVPDGIWETWWDAQHSPGSAKIISGLSGVRSVIAANRWEGGQYVHRLYVLASDGPYEFWWKDGDPEGIHKSRLVNINNPVTMVKSTGPDGEDQLYVASAGWVYEIWWKSEGVKYGTILNISQGDINSLSKTLVSGEQRLFTGTSTSVWQSKWNGSTAPAHSAEVSGRTGIIHSQAMRTGSAYQIYIATTGGVREFWYTSSGAGNSNVVNRSQQGDISTFVKFNDGAAQQIYTGTNRGEVYETWWGGGTSPTTSKLFEVAR; encoded by the coding sequence TTGCGCATCACTGCGCAAAGCCGATTGCGGATCCTCCTGCTCTGCATGGCCATGCTGTGCGGCAGTTTGGGCTTGACGATCTTCGGACCGGTAACCTCGGCAAAGGCTGATCCCGCCTGCATGAAAAATGGCGGTGTCTACGTTGTCTTCGCGCGTGGCTCAGGCGAAAGCTTTGACGGCGCGCAAGCAAGGGCGTTCAAAACGTCCGTCCTTAGTATCCTCGCTAGCTACGAGGCGCCTCGTGCTTGGGTTGAGCTCGGCAATCTCGATAACGCCCAGCAGCCACAGGATCAACTGAGTCCGGGCAGGTATCCAGCAGTAGGTTGGGCCGACTGGGGCATCCTCACCGGGATGGACGGCTACTACGATAGCGTCTGGACTGGCGTCAGCGAGCTCGTTACCCATCTCAACGACCGTGCGAGTCGCTGCCCCAGGGAGTCCATCGTCGTCGGTGGTTATTCTCAGGGTGCCGAGGTTGTCGGTTACGCCATGAACAGCATCAGCGACTACACACGGAGCCATATCGGTTACGTGGCGCTGTATGGCGATCCACGGAGTACGGCCTGCAATATGGTCGTTCGCGTTCCGTGGGCACGTGGTGACGCCAATTGCGCTCTGGGGTCGCTCCGCATTCGTGTTCCATACGTACCGAGTTCGCTCGCCGATCGAACTGGTAGCTGGTGTGACAAGCGTGATGGCATCTGCACCGGCAACAAAGCGTATTTGCCCGTTGCGGGCAATCCGTTGAGCACTCACGGTAGCGCTTACCAGGACCATTGGATTCCCGATCCCGATTCTGCGCTGGAGATCGTGAACAAGGCGTTCTCCAAGCTGGGCGAGTTGAGCTCGATCCAGATAGCGGGTCCGAGCTACACCATCACTCCGCCGGATACTTCGGCGGACTCGCCGGCGGCTCCGCCCCCACCTCCCACCGTCAAATCCCTCAAACGCACCACCGACTCCTCCGGCACACCCCAAGTCTACGCCGCCACACAGTCGGCCATCACGGAAGCCTGGTGGCATCCGGGTGGAGATGGTGTCCACACGAGCGAAGTGATTCACATCGCTCAGGACAACATCGTGGGGTTCGACAAGGTCAACTTGCCGGAAGGCAAGCAGGCCGTGTATACCGCGGTTCCGGATGGGATCTGGGAGACCTGGTGGGATGCGCAACATTCCCCGGGGAGTGCCAAGATCATCAGCGGGCTCAGTGGTGTGCGGTCGGTCATCGCGGCCAACCGCTGGGAAGGCGGCCAGTACGTTCACCGGCTGTACGTCCTGGCGAGCGACGGACCGTACGAGTTCTGGTGGAAAGATGGCGACCCGGAGGGAATTCACAAATCCCGCCTGGTCAACATCAACAACCCAGTCACCATGGTCAAGTCCACTGGCCCGGACGGCGAAGACCAGTTGTATGTCGCTAGCGCCGGCTGGGTGTACGAAATCTGGTGGAAGAGTGAGGGCGTGAAGTACGGCACCATCCTCAATATCTCACAGGGCGACATCAACTCGCTCAGCAAGACGTTGGTGAGTGGCGAGCAGCGCCTGTTCACTGGCACTTCCACATCCGTGTGGCAGAGCAAGTGGAACGGATCCACTGCCCCGGCGCACAGCGCCGAGGTCTCGGGCCGAACTGGCATCATCCACTCCCAAGCCATGCGCACGGGCAGTGCCTACCAGATCTACATCGCCACAACCGGTGGCGTGCGTGAGTTCTGGTACACAAGCAGCGGCGCTGGCAACAGCAACGTTGTGAACCGTTCGCAGCAGGGCGACATCTCTACCTTCGTGAAGTTCAACGACGGCGCAGCCCAACAGATCTACACCGGCACCAACCGTGGTGAGGTATACGAGACCTGGTGGGGTGGTGGGACAAGTCCCACCACGAGCAAGTTGTTTGAGGTGGCGAGGTAG